The Lolium rigidum isolate FL_2022 chromosome 2, APGP_CSIRO_Lrig_0.1, whole genome shotgun sequence genomic interval atattgggttacaatggggtgccaaatagttcggctgagatctcgtcgagaggctaagtgctatgtcgacctagctctagacttttggtggcttagattgctaagattgattgtccccctcggcagcccctctcctggcctttatataggaggccaggtctcaagaggtctaaccgagtacgactaggtttacagtagctttagatctaatctttccttgttcggccacCTCGttatcttgcccgccaaggaatcttctggtgcgccatccaagtggcccatcttgcctccaagtgccttcatgggcctccaactagacaatacgggatagggcaatgtcggttacccgaagggtaatgcccacgtcatcctttgtgttcagcaaacccggtgagattgacaacctcactgtgagtTGGGGCAACATATTTTGGTTgtcttgtgtgcaggtttcacgttattgctgacgccggtagtgcgctctgccacaagtcagctagcaacatcttcagaagtcacacatttctcctactggtcgattaaagtttggtttcttactgagggaaaacttgctgctgtgctcgtcacaccttcctcttggggttccccaacggtgtcaaGCACCATCACCCTGTATGGCTAATTTCTTCGGTCGCCGCTACCTCCTCGAATGGGAGGCATGTCGCATGTACGAGATGAGATACATGGCGTCGTCCAACATGCGATGCTCCGTTGGATGGCGGTTGAGTGCTTGTAGTTTGCATGTACCGTCGAAGCCACGTGCCGCAGAAATGGAAGTGGCAATCCACCAACATTACTACAGCGAGCTGACGCCAGATCAATGCGCGGATCCCTCGTGGGATCCCGAAAAAACAATGTGGAACACCTTTTTCCGCCAGTGTCGGGAGATGGAGCTCGCCAGGTTCGACGGAGGCATCCCACCACAAGCAAACAAGAACATCATCTGGCCACATGCTCTAGTGGGGCACACGCTCGCCGCGGTTCTTAACCACATCGTCATGGGGGTCGAGCCACGCCTTACGTTCCTGTCGCAAGAATATCGTTGGGAGCCTCCACCGCGGCGGCGCCGCGGACCACTCGCACCTCGTCTTATATAAAGGATGAGTACAAGGAGAAGTCGCACACGGGGTCCACCAACGGGGCCTTTTTCATCTGTGAACCGCGGGCTCCGCGTCCACAGTTGCCGCCACGCGGCTGCCTGCACCTCGCTAAGCCGAAAATGGAGCTCGAAACCATGCGCGGTGAAGCATGAGGAGCTAGAGTGGCAATCGTCGGTGTCTTTCGTGAGCTAGATTGCACTCCGGGATGATGACTGACTTGGAGGAGTTTTCATGCTTAAGGATGGCCATGTGCGCCTGCTTCGAGGATGTACCGCCATCGAGCCTTGAGTTTGCCTTGTCCTGGTCCAAGGCCGAGGCAAAGAAGGAGGCGCAGGAGCATGCACGGTGCATCGGCCTTTACGTTGACCTCGACGAAGACGAGGCCAGCCCGAGCCGCCATAGGTAGGGCGACGTCCGCCGCCCGCCGAAGAACCAGCTGCCGACGACATGGAGTACTACCCCCGACTCGGCAGAGGAGTCGATGTCGACGTCCTGTGTCATTTGTCGGACATGAGATAGGGCACCTCATGTGGACCAAGTCAAATGAACATGGGAAAGGCAAAACCCCAACCCAGCGGCATGACGCAAACAAACCATGCTGGTCGTGGCAACCCATTCGTGACCGTAATTAGGAGTGGCACACAAGCAAGTAGGAACAAActctctcctctccctcctcaaCACAACTTTGCTGCATATCATATCCAGCGGTCTTCGGTATTCTTCAGCCTTGTAAAATGCAATGCTCCAGTGGTTCACTGTGAGATGAGTGAAAATACATACGCCAAGCCATATTATCTAGTTGATGTCACCTATCCTGACTGGACCACACTTATGAAGACTATCCATGAGTATGCAACCgagaaagagaagaggtttgCGAAACAGTAAGAGGCTTGCGGAAAATATGTGGAGCAGGAATTTGATGTGCTCCAATCTTTGTGGGCTATTTTCCATCACCTTGCTAAAACATGGAACCTTGAGACCATGTGGAAGGTGataaccgcttgtgtaatcatgcacaacataatAGTTAACCAAGAGCGGAATGCTACATGCATCCATGACCAAAGATGGTAACTTCAATGCGGGTTGGTTGAGCCAGCGCCTGGGCTTCTATGTGCACACTAAGTTCCGTGATCGCTACATTCATAATCGTCTTCAAACAGATTTGGTTGAGTATCAATGGTCATTGGCAGATGGCAGACCACGAGAAATAGTCATCGGTCATCCCATATAATTTTGTTTGTTTAACTGTGAACTACGCATGTGGGCTATGTTTATTTGGATGTACGCTACTTAAATTTATTTGGCTACAGCATTATGTTTTTTATAAATATGAGCCATTTGAGTTAATAAAAAGGGAAAAATCAATCAAAATGGCCAGGCCGAACCAAATGTGTCGGGCCACTAGGTTGCCCGCCAACCTAAACGGAAAAAGATGTCCCGGCCAATTGAAACGAACCAAAACGGAAATTTTTCGTGTCCCAAATAGGTTGAGCGCCCTGAGCTTTCTAACTCTAACAATTGTAATCCAAGGATAAACAGGTGACCTCCACACAATTTCAGCTCTCCATCGAGCACTTAATTCATGGCACGGCTACCCCTTAGCTTTTTCGACAAAGGAAATATATTGATATCAAACAGATACCAATTGTATCTAAGTTCTGCAACAACGAAATGTCCTAAAgatattacggatgcacacaatccTACtataaaaaggaaaaggaaaaaataaaaataaaagatccTGCTACGGTGATCAAAACCTTGTAACTGCGACACAAACCATAGCCAAGACAACACCCAGAGTCCGTGCTCACAAAACAATGTCTTTAAGAAGGCTATTggtagacacaaccaattaaggtcagatcTCGAATTTTCACTCTGGAGCAAATTACAccttctcaaaacaatgccttcaacaagaacattgcgagacacaaccaattaaaatTGGTCATTGGGTTCTTGCGTCTATGTACTCCTCCGGATTGCCACTCTCATTTGCCGCTACCGCTGCTGCAAGAAGAGAAACACCAAGCAAATTTCTTCTCAGTCTGCCATTACTAAATCTCACATATCAGATGCCATGACATTCTTCGCAACTATCTTTTCCATGTAATCGAAAACCAACACGTCCTATTATAACAATAGCCAGACTGACTTCGCGGCACTCCCTCCTGAAGCCGCACACTAGAAATATAAGTACACACCGAATCTCATTCGATCAAGCAATCTACGAGTAGTCGAGTACGAGACACCCCCTACCTAGAGCAGACATCTCCAAAGCAAGAGAACGGCGAGTCACTGGGTAACGTGACAAGCCTCCCAGCCACATCGGCATATCTTTCGGGAGAAGCTGGGCCTATCGACATGGACGCTGTCTACCTAGCTAGCATAGCTCCTACGTACCCTTGGATTTGAAGATCGACGTGGCTATGCCGACTGGCCACTCAACAAGAATCGAGCCATTCGTCGAACCTTTCCTTCCTCAACAAAGTTCTTGCCAAAACGAGAGAGGATCGATCTCGCACTCCAGCTATGGCGCGCGCACCACGTGTCCCGGCGCGCCGGGAGAGCCCAAACCAATCTCGAGACGGATAACCATTCCGTGCATCCGGGCTCGGCCCACTGGCCCGACGCGCTAACACCTGGCACTCCGCGTAAAGCGATGGAGGGCCTACGAGCTTTGGTCGGGAAGCGTGGCGCCACGTGTGAGCATCCCGCCGGCCGGGGCTCGTGCGCCGGTATAAAACCGGGCCGGAGCACCACCTCCCCAGCAACACTACAGAACGCCTGCGGCTGCGCTAGCTTAAGTTCAAGTGGAGTCCGTCTTTGCCGATTCGATACCGCGCACGACGGCTACGCAATGGAGAGCGACTGCCAGTTCTACATGTTCGGCGCCCCGCCGGTGGACGTCGACGATGGGCACGGCCAGTTCCtcctccagcagcagcagcagctgagcggcggcgggggcggggagAGGAAGCGGCGGTTCACGGAGGAGCAGGTGCGGTCGCTGGAGAGCACGTTCCAGTCGCGGCGGGCCAAGCTGGAGCCCCGGGAGAAGGCGGCGCTGGCGCGGGAGCTGGGGCTGCAGCCGCGGCAGGTGGCCATCTGGTTCCAGAACAAGCGCGCGCGGTGGCGGTCCAAGCAGCTCGAGCAGGACTTCGCCGAGCTGCGGGAACACTACGACGACCTCCGCGCCCGCGTCGAGGCGCTCAAGCAGGACAAGCTCACGCTCGCCGCGCAGGTACATCATAGTTACACTTACACTACGCATGCCATCGATCCTTCACGGTTTGGTCGATCATTCACATCTCTCTTACTGACATTAAATACATCTTGGTCCGCAGCTGGAAgagctgaaggagaagctgaacGAGCGGCAAGACCAGAGCGCTAGCTccgacggcggcgccgtcgccgaggTGGACGACGACACGAGGAATAACGTTTGCTGCCTCGTGGAGAGCGCGGCGACGGAGGCGGACGTCTCAGAGGACTCGGCCGCGGGATGGTACGAGCACGACGACCACCTGGCGACATACGGGGGTGGACTTCAGGAGCCGTTCTGCGCCACGCCGGAGCTGTGGGAGACGACATGGCCGGTGCTGGAGTGGAACGCGGTAGCGTGAATCAGCGATCTGCATAAATCTCTGTGTACTCGTCTCGTGTGCCTGTATATGTACGTACGTCTTAGTTGTTGCGAGCTCGCTCAGCCGGCTGATCGATCCGGGCTCCGGCGATCACATCAATCGGGTTAGATTAGATGTAGTGGTAGAAGAAAGATCAGCAGACAGCCTAGGGAGGGATGCAAGCGGCCGGGGCAAACAGAGAAGAAGCGATGCAATCTACATGCATGCTGCCGGCCGCCGGCCGGTAgacggtcgtcgtcttcgtcgagtCTGCGGTTCATGTCCGTGTAATGGCCGCAGGCCGCTCCGACGTGCCGCGTCGATCTGGGTGTGTCACTCATGTACGGTTCATGTCGCGCCGTCGCTCGAAACAAAACTACAGTTACCCGCCTAGAATGAATCAGCACCCCAGCATTAAGATAAACATCAAACAGTATAAAGCATTTAACAAAACGGAAAATTACAACAATTTTTTTAAGAtgctcttcatcttcaacctctagaaGTGCGCCGGCGCTGCCGCCCCCCTCGCTGAGCAGCCGTTCTTGTGTTCTCGCGCTCGTGTTACTTCAGGCCATGGATCCAGCACAGCAGGAACGGACGATGCGCCCGGGGCCCGGGATGGAATGGACGACAAGAGagacgtcgccgtcgtcgggggcAAAGCTCGCAGGCCGCTGTCGCCGCACCACGGGGTGCGATCTGTAGTCAATTGTTGCTCCTTTGGACGCCAGCGGGCGTGTCGATCGTTCGTTCGTCCGTATGGGCACCGTCGCGCGGAGCTCAAAGACGATGAAAAGGGCAGCTGGAAAATGACGCCGGAGGGAGGCGGCTGTCAACGGGGGAGAGGACGGTTCGGCGACGACGAAAAGGAAGTTCTGGATGCGTGGCCAGGCGGCCGAACGGATGGTGGAAAAACGCCTCACTGAGAACGAGAGAGTGACGGGCGCCTATTGAGACCAGATCAGCAGCGCCCAGATATTCTAATTTAAGAGTCATGTTATCCACGAGTAGGAATTGTTCGTGGGCGACTAGGACTGCCTATCTCGACTAGACACTTCACTCGGTCTGATACCGATGGTAGTGTTTTCATAAGGAGAAGCAAGGTTGCAGGGAGAAACTGGATGTTGATATGAGAACGAGCTGATCGCTTTGGTTCTAGATTGGCATGCTTGATCAGCTGGTCGAGATTTCTCAAGTGAATGGATAGATTCGAAACATTTAAATTCTTTTTGAAACGACAATAAAGACTTTGCCTCGGTTTATTAATTAAGGAGCTTGctcaacaaaaataaaagaagattacatCTGGTTCAACTTTCCTAGCATGACTTCACTCAAAACATTGGCACCCGCGCGCTTGTTGCAGAACACACCCTTGTTCCTCACATCTTGTGCCACCAAGATTTGATTGAGAGAGTTGCCCAATTTCGGAGATCAAGGGCATCGAGACTCACCACATGGTGTATGTGGTGagcaacctaaacaaacaaaaaaaaaagggcaTGGAGACTCATCCAATCCTTGACGAAGCCCCAAAACCTTAGGGTGAAGCAGCGTTTAAACATAACATACTTGTCCATTGAGATTTCCTTTCCGAACTCCAGTACAACCAAAACATAATGACAAGGCATGCGTAGTTACGTACTGATTGTGATGTGTTGAGATAGGGGGAGGGGAGACTCTTCCCTTCTGATCATCTGTTCAAACTGCACTAGTATTCCAGTTTTGAGGTGTCCAAAGTTGCCGCTCGAAAACACGGTTAGAAACTTGGTGGTTTCAACGGCAGTTATTGTTGgagtattaggcaatttccgtgtgagtttaattaccgaaagtaaCATTACATATGCAcaggcatacttaaccatacacatcagactaagcacatgcatcagatttgaacatggaacaagtagcagtgcaaggtaggagaggaaaaacacgtacatcgcgatcgggaaggtcgcaccagcaacaccaccaccaccaccatgggagttgttgatgtcgcccatggtgtagtcagaGTCGTCGACGAAGCAGTCGAAtcggcgatgaagaagacgaacagcagcgagcagtcgcgccgagacgctccccaaaaaccttatcgcccgtctcccggtgcaggatctcaacggacggggtttcggaggcctgctctcccggacggccgtgcacgcagtcgccgggatggggaagactagagagtagcgcagcaaaaggaacttcgtgagagagagagatctaagagcactgttttccagatctgatcggtctccttatatagcctgggaggagagccgccccgaccgcgttgacacgcgtaggaaaccagggacacgcggcgagcatgcacatgcaggtcaacacgtacccaactcagttggtgcaccaagcaaaaaatttaggcttccttgagtgtgtctcgaactcgaactcgaactcgagtcacgaaatgcGACgttgcgtgcgtgacgaggcgaggcgaggcgggcggaggaggaggagtgcgcgagggctctttctattctcactcaattggaatgactagaacaacagcccttatataccactccaactctctcccaactagcaatgtgggactaaactttatcccccaaggctgtcccaagctgccaacgtgatgggccttgagatttcaggaattgtagactatatgggctgccttactgggctgcagcccatctacattcaacaatcccccaccagatctcatatgcacatcagatgacacattagttccattcactgtttaatatacctgcacttcggtggagatcgtaagttgaacttccacttaggcaaggtgctacgcttgactacaactgaacaatggactatgacttgaattgtcagtctttgtgcagcaagtttcgctcaatgccggcacggtactaggctaccatagccttcccctcgagtggagcttataagtcatacccctcggcccttcatgagcttactagagattcacccaaatctcccacactatgaccagtagtgtcactcatataggtgtgttcttcaaaagatcgccctgtaggacgaCGTCTTCGCTCAttaagagccgctcagaacacattaagacattgtcaactcgCCTTAcaagtagctatgagagaattgcatccgcagcggagtgggagtattaaattttctctcaactcggttgctccggtttgttttcctgtgtcctacttcacggaatttccgatcacataggttgggttacccctcggcaactcaagtgggtctcaaacccatctccctcgatgcaaggtctatcatgtttcttgatagtccttttgtgaaaggatctgctgtattcttagcactttggacataatccaatgctatcactccggagttcttcagttttctgatagacttcaatctcctcttgatatgtttggaacttttcatattatccttagaacttttcactttaataatcacagtttgattatcacagttcataaggagggtcggtattggtttttcaaccataggcaagtccatcaagagctcacgaagccattccgcttcgacgagTAGGCCGTATCTAATGCCGTGAGttccgcttccatagttgacctcgttaagatggtctgcgcttgcaagacttccagaaaacagcgccaccaccaagagtgaaaacatatccacttgtggccttcatcttagcatcgaaatccaattggaatcactatacccttcaagtcctcttggatacccggtataatgaattccataactcatggttccctttagataggcatcactctctcaagagcatgccaatgatcatctcccgggttggccacaaaccggctaagtttgcatacagcaaacgagatatcaggcctcgtagcgcaagctaaatacatgagtgaaccaatgatttaagagtatctcaattgatctctagttgccttttcattctttcgaagcaagacactcggatcataaggtgtgagagaagatttgcaatcagcatccaaatctgctcaacaccttctcaacataatgagattgcacaagtgtaatcccattattctcatctctcaataacttgatgtttaatataacatcaacttccccaagatctttcatctcaaaACACTGAGATAAAAAGGTTTTTACCtcttcaatcactttgagacttgtcccaaaaattagtatgtcatccacatacaagcataggacaactccctcacccccaccatggcggtaatacacacatttgtcggcttcattgacaacaaagcccacggatgtcaaagttctttcaaacttctcatgccattgtttgggtgcttgtttaagaccatacaaagatttctttaatttacacacctttctttcttgaccttgcaaGACGAAACCATCAggttgttccatgtaaatttcctcgtccaactctccatttaggaaagccgtcttaacgtccatttgatgaacgagaagaccgtgtgaggcagccaatgacagtagtactcgaatggtggtcaatctcgccacaggtgagtaggtattgaagaaatcttcgccttccttttgggtatagcctttggctacaagccgagctttgtacttctcaatagtaccatctgtagggattcgttgcatagaaaacaaaaaaattcctaccgcgaacacgcaatccaagccaagatgcaatctagaagacggtagcaacgaggggattatcgagtctcacccttgaagagattccaacgcctacaagatgaggctcttgttgctgcggtagacgttcacttgccgcttgcaaaagcgcgtagaagatcttgatcacggcgccacgaacgggcagcacctccgtactcggtcacacgttcggttgttgatgaagacgacgtccacctccccgttccagcttgggaaagaatgaaatctctggttaaaaattgcccaacccatggactgactacttggatgatcatccaaaccttctatgcaggactaaatttttcttcgcggaatttattggattcagtctgctggaggtacctttatgtccatcactcttggtgaagcaacaaagcttcttgataatatgatggttaattactcgaatggcacacggaaagagctccacaaggtaagaaggtaaattccgttgaagaatcctcttccttgaatgataaagttgatgctattatgtctatgcttgcgaatgataggactaatgttgatcctaataatgttccattagcttcattggttgcccaagaagaacatgttgatgtaaacttcattaaaaataataatttcaacaacaatgcttatcggaacaattctagtaataactataggccatatccttataataatggtaacggttatgctaatttttatgggaattcttacaacaataataggaatacaccccctggacttgaagccatgcttaaagaatttattagtacacaaactgtctttaacaaatctgttgaggaaaagctcaataaaattgatattcttgtttctagagttgatagtcttgcctctgatgttgatcttttgaaatcgaaagttatgcctaatatggatattgaaaataaaattgttactacagcaaatgccatccaagttagaattaatgagaatataagattaatggctgaactgcgt includes:
- the LOC124687498 gene encoding homeobox-leucine zipper protein HOX24-like, translated to MESDCQFYMFGAPPVDVDDGHGQFLLQQQQQLSGGGGGERKRRFTEEQVRSLESTFQSRRAKLEPREKAALARELGLQPRQVAIWFQNKRARWRSKQLEQDFAELREHYDDLRARVEALKQDKLTLAAQLEELKEKLNERQDQSASSDGGAVAEVDDDTRNNVCCLVESAATEADVSEDSAAGWYEHDDHLATYGGGLQEPFCATPELWETTWPVLEWNAVA